Proteins co-encoded in one Haladaptatus sp. ZSTT2 genomic window:
- a CDS encoding NifU family protein, whose amino-acid sequence MSIETQATEEDVRERIRLFMMRNFPQIQMHGGSAAIQDLDLENGEVSISLGGACSGCGISPMTVQALKHRLVAEIPEIDVVHAYTGMDSTPSMPSFSGSEDDENRPQAPF is encoded by the coding sequence ATGAGCATAGAGACGCAAGCGACAGAAGAGGACGTGCGAGAGCGCATCCGGCTGTTCATGATGCGAAACTTCCCGCAGATTCAGATGCACGGCGGGAGTGCGGCGATTCAGGACTTAGACCTCGAAAACGGTGAAGTCTCCATCTCGCTCGGCGGCGCGTGCAGCGGCTGTGGCATCTCCCCGATGACGGTACAGGCGCTCAAACACCGCCTCGTCGCCGAGATTCCAGAGATCGACGTCGTCCACGCCTATACCGGTATGGACAGCACCCCGAGCATGCCGTCTTTCTCTGGCAGCGAGGACGACGAGAACCGCCCACAAGCCCCCTTCTAA